Proteins encoded in a region of the Thermogemmatispora onikobensis genome:
- the eccCa gene encoding type VII secretion protein EccCa has product MQKQATTFYRPARAYPPRLPDDEIVISAPPTLQPAQSGPLNWLQYVLPVLGSVGSVLFMFTFHTNPLMMVLSGSMGGLMICSGLIMGFVQRYALKKQQQQQRSLYLAYLERVRKHLLGLAKEQRLIEQRLYPSYEELAERVESRQYLWERRPTDFDFMMTRIGFGPGPLCCPLRVDRGDANFMVQYVPELRAQAEALVAEYSYLNDMAATVPLRSFGTLAISGDLHAARALARAMICQLVTFHAPEDVRCVVYFPGERVEEWSWLKWLPHVRRLHQVKAERRYAPEQLCMLATTAEDLRRILQQQIKPEIERRTRLSEEAGNDQQQRKRAAQACLPHLVVVLDGFSPHRPIGQLPELEQLFVEAPRAGATVLCLVEDRSQEPAAIQARLALSEVGGLHFEEIAYGGRRLEGLLPDHVEPTLCERIARSLAPLTLSEATQQDLAQDIRLLELLGLPSADSFSPDECWRTSEREHEDFLRVPIGRRADGYPLLLDLKEAADKGMGPHGLIVGATGSGKSELLRTLVSALAMTHDPRSLNFVLIDFKGGASFNDFQALPHVVGVVTNLQSDLALVDRVYAALLGEQQRRQRMLRDAGNLDNIKQYRAKWKMHPELEPMPHLLIIVDEFAELIAQRSDFLDLFVTMGRVGRSLGLHLLFATQRLEEGRIKGLESHLRYRICLRTYSAAESRTVLGTADAYYLPSVPGMGYFKVDVETYALFKCALISVPYLPLKEQNSIESKIRVFTANGKLLHYQQVRGNERGPLVSRAVPGSAELHTEMDVIIERLAQAVPSAFTRAIHQVWLPPLPHVLTLEAVLARTEQPRLTGCYESEIPPFGDLRVPVGLLDKPLEQAQEPLWLDFSGTGGHLSIVGAPQSGKSTFLRTLVTAFMLTHTPRDVQFYCIDMGGGRLRIFEQAPHVGAVCSRPERDKIRRVVRQMRRVIEEREFLFRERGIDSMTTFRAMRQRGELDDVPFGDVFLIIDNFAQFHQDFDQLEPDLVEIASSGLAYGVHLIIATSRWAEVRPRLRDNIGTRLELRLNDPVDSELGRALAAAIPAGVPGRGANREKLFFQISLPLLIDDRQAEIEDLHQRVQQYLLSLIERIRQGWKGLVAPPVLMLPPLVRWEDLPEPLPGEPPGVPIGLEEFRLKPIYIDLIGGGPHFLILGDSECGKTTLLRSWIRGLEKRYTPQQVAYAIIDFRKRLLDFIDSRSLLVYAYNSQTLTSCVGNLKVDLERRLRKVSEVPLSELRRPRQWDGRHYFLFVDDYEAIGGMSGSPLMPLQEYLIVGGDIGFHLVLVHRVGGASRALFEPIMQRLREMGTPGLIMSGDPMEGKLLHGQAATPLPPGRAYLVQPKHPPMLVQLAFAAPQWEEPQPAS; this is encoded by the coding sequence ATGCAGAAGCAGGCTACTACCTTTTATCGTCCAGCTCGCGCCTACCCGCCGCGGCTTCCGGACGACGAGATTGTCATTAGCGCCCCACCAACGCTGCAGCCAGCCCAGAGCGGTCCACTCAACTGGCTCCAGTACGTTTTGCCAGTACTGGGCAGCGTGGGATCGGTTCTTTTCATGTTCACCTTCCATACGAACCCGCTGATGATGGTGCTCAGTGGGAGTATGGGAGGTCTCATGATCTGTTCCGGCCTGATCATGGGCTTTGTGCAGCGCTATGCGCTGAAAAAGCAGCAGCAACAGCAGCGCAGCCTCTACCTCGCCTATCTCGAACGGGTGCGCAAGCATCTGCTTGGTCTGGCCAAGGAGCAGCGGCTCATTGAGCAGCGGCTTTATCCTTCCTATGAGGAGCTGGCGGAGCGCGTCGAGAGCCGTCAATACCTGTGGGAGCGGCGCCCCACCGACTTTGACTTCATGATGACCCGTATCGGCTTCGGGCCTGGTCCCCTCTGCTGCCCTCTGCGCGTAGATAGAGGTGATGCCAATTTCATGGTGCAGTATGTACCAGAGCTACGAGCCCAGGCTGAGGCGCTGGTTGCCGAATATAGCTATCTCAACGATATGGCGGCCACCGTCCCTCTGCGCTCCTTTGGCACTCTAGCGATCAGTGGGGACCTCCATGCGGCCCGGGCCTTGGCGCGGGCGATGATCTGCCAGCTCGTGACTTTTCACGCCCCGGAAGATGTGCGCTGTGTGGTCTATTTCCCTGGCGAGCGCGTTGAGGAATGGAGCTGGCTGAAATGGCTGCCCCATGTGCGGCGTCTCCATCAGGTCAAAGCCGAGCGTCGCTATGCGCCCGAGCAGCTCTGTATGCTGGCGACGACTGCCGAGGATCTACGGCGAATTCTGCAACAGCAGATTAAACCAGAGATCGAGAGGCGCACTCGTCTAAGCGAGGAAGCCGGCAACGACCAGCAGCAGCGCAAGCGCGCCGCTCAGGCCTGTCTTCCTCACCTGGTGGTGGTGCTCGATGGCTTTTCCCCCCATCGTCCCATTGGCCAGCTTCCCGAGCTGGAGCAGCTTTTTGTCGAGGCTCCCCGGGCCGGCGCCACGGTACTCTGCCTGGTTGAGGATCGTTCTCAAGAGCCGGCGGCCATTCAAGCGCGACTGGCCCTCTCGGAGGTGGGCGGCCTCCACTTTGAAGAGATCGCCTACGGTGGCCGCCGTCTGGAGGGCCTACTGCCTGATCATGTCGAGCCGACCCTCTGTGAACGCATCGCTCGCAGTCTGGCCCCGCTTACTCTTAGCGAGGCTACCCAGCAGGATCTGGCGCAGGATATCCGCTTACTTGAACTCTTGGGCCTTCCCTCCGCTGATAGCTTCAGTCCTGACGAGTGCTGGCGAACGAGCGAGCGGGAGCACGAGGATTTCTTGCGTGTTCCCATTGGACGCCGTGCCGATGGGTATCCCCTGCTCCTCGACCTGAAGGAGGCCGCCGATAAGGGGATGGGGCCGCACGGCCTGATTGTGGGCGCTACTGGTTCTGGGAAGAGCGAGCTGCTGCGCACGCTGGTCAGCGCTCTGGCTATGACCCACGACCCGCGCTCTCTCAACTTCGTGCTGATCGACTTTAAAGGCGGGGCCTCGTTCAATGATTTCCAGGCCCTTCCTCACGTGGTGGGCGTGGTGACTAACCTGCAAAGCGATCTCGCGCTGGTTGATCGCGTCTATGCGGCTCTGCTCGGCGAGCAGCAGCGACGCCAGCGCATGCTGCGTGACGCAGGTAACCTCGACAATATTAAGCAGTATCGCGCCAAGTGGAAGATGCATCCCGAGCTGGAGCCAATGCCCCATCTGCTGATCATTGTCGATGAGTTCGCCGAATTGATTGCCCAGCGTAGCGATTTCTTGGATCTTTTTGTGACGATGGGGCGTGTCGGGCGTAGCCTTGGCCTCCACCTCCTCTTTGCTACCCAGCGTCTGGAGGAAGGGCGCATCAAGGGATTAGAGAGCCATCTGCGCTATCGGATCTGTCTGCGTACCTACAGCGCGGCAGAGAGCCGGACAGTGCTGGGAACGGCAGATGCCTACTACCTGCCCTCGGTCCCAGGTATGGGCTACTTCAAGGTCGATGTCGAGACCTATGCGCTCTTCAAGTGTGCTCTGATCTCAGTCCCCTATTTGCCATTGAAAGAACAAAATTCGATAGAAAGCAAGATCCGCGTCTTTACTGCTAATGGAAAGCTTCTGCACTACCAGCAAGTGAGAGGCAATGAGCGCGGGCCCTTGGTCTCTCGGGCCGTACCTGGTTCTGCCGAGCTGCATACAGAAATGGATGTCATTATTGAGCGCCTGGCCCAGGCGGTGCCGTCGGCCTTCACGCGGGCCATCCACCAGGTCTGGCTGCCTCCGCTGCCCCATGTTCTCACGCTTGAGGCGGTGCTTGCCCGCACAGAGCAGCCGCGGCTGACGGGGTGCTACGAGAGCGAGATTCCGCCCTTTGGCGATTTGCGTGTGCCGGTTGGCCTGCTTGACAAGCCGCTAGAGCAGGCGCAAGAGCCGCTGTGGCTGGATTTCTCCGGCACTGGTGGTCATCTTTCCATCGTTGGGGCGCCCCAGTCCGGCAAGAGCACCTTTCTACGCACGCTGGTTACGGCTTTTATGCTGACACATACGCCGCGCGATGTCCAGTTCTACTGCATTGACATGGGAGGGGGCCGCCTGCGCATCTTTGAGCAGGCCCCTCACGTGGGCGCTGTCTGCAGCCGGCCCGAGCGCGACAAGATCAGGCGCGTGGTGCGTCAGATGCGGCGAGTGATCGAAGAACGTGAATTCCTGTTCCGTGAGCGCGGCATTGACAGCATGACAACCTTCCGTGCCATGCGCCAGCGCGGCGAGCTGGATGACGTGCCCTTTGGCGATGTCTTTCTGATCATCGATAACTTCGCCCAGTTCCATCAAGACTTCGATCAGCTGGAGCCTGACCTGGTCGAAATTGCCTCTAGCGGCCTGGCCTATGGCGTCCATCTGATCATCGCAACCAGCCGCTGGGCCGAGGTCCGTCCCCGTTTGCGCGACAATATTGGCACGCGCTTAGAGCTGCGCCTCAACGACCCTGTCGATTCGGAGCTAGGGCGAGCGCTAGCGGCGGCCATTCCTGCAGGTGTGCCGGGGCGTGGGGCCAACCGTGAGAAACTCTTCTTTCAGATTTCCTTGCCGCTGCTGATAGATGACAGGCAGGCAGAGATCGAAGATCTCCATCAGCGTGTTCAGCAGTATCTCCTGAGCCTCATTGAGCGCATACGTCAGGGCTGGAAAGGATTAGTGGCCCCGCCGGTCTTGATGCTGCCGCCGCTGGTGCGCTGGGAAGACCTGCCGGAGCCGTTGCCTGGGGAGCCGCCAGGGGTACCGATCGGGCTGGAAGAGTTTCGTCTGAAGCCAATCTATATTGATCTGATTGGGGGTGGTCCCCACTTCCTGATTCTGGGCGACAGTGAGTGTGGCAAGACCACGCTGCTGCGTAGCTGGATACGTGGTCTGGAGAAGCGCTACACGCCTCAGCAGGTCGCCTATGCTATCATCGACTTTCGCAAGCGGCTGCTGGACTTTATCGACAGTCGGTCCTTATTGGTCTATGCCTACAACAGCCAGACCTTAACGAGCTGTGTAGGCAATCTCAAAGTGGACCTGGAGCGACGTCTCAGGAAGGTCTCGGAGGTGCCGTTGAGCGAGCTACGTCGCCCGCGGCAATGGGATGGCAGGCATTACTTTCTCTTCGTTGATGACTATGAGGCAATTGGGGGGATGAGCGGCAGCCCACTGATGCCACTGCAAGAATACCTGATTGTGGGGGGCGATATCGGCTTCCATCTGGTGCTTGTACACCGTGTGGGAGGGGCCTCCCGAGCTCTGTTTGAGCCGATCATGCAGCGTCTCCGCGAGATGGGAACGCCGGGCCTCATCATGAGCGGTGACCCGATGGAGGGGAAGCTCTTACACGGCCAGGCGGCGACGCCCTTGCCACCTGGCCGGGCCTACCTGGTGCAGCCGAAGCATCCACCGATGTTGGTGCAGCTCGCCTTTGCGGCGCCGCAGTGGGAGGAGCCTCAACCCGCGAGTTAG
- a CDS encoding ROK family protein translates to MVRELSAAVGVEIGSSRATIAIISADGQVWERFEARTLRGRPARATLEPYLRAIDAALQRATGAGYALRGIGLALPGKLDQTYRRPFLIPLLPSLNHFPLSDLLETRYHLPVRLHSDVDAAALGEYAFGAARSRRRALLLTVQAVVGAALISDGQPEPTARDCTGHVCHLPVANNGPRCSCGRRGCISTLVSLEALQRLIQRAARRGEPSSLIQRLSNREQFSAQLLAEEAARGDGLALALYQEVGHWLGVAAAHYVRHFAPEVVVVGNGLLNADELLLSHLRHSLLSQSGGPPTVEESQRVQALSIVPAYLGRDAALIGSAVPFLAPVPASQAEGALPAPPSQQPSALAGGGGPAREELAAAQRRDVRSYRYPPTSDDLSRSLAERPLLPGPHLPDDLGPAAPPHPRLNPRRLHGRDR, encoded by the coding sequence ATGGTGCGAGAGCTGAGCGCAGCGGTCGGGGTGGAGATTGGAAGCAGTCGGGCAACGATCGCAATTATTTCTGCCGACGGTCAGGTTTGGGAGCGCTTCGAAGCCAGAACGCTGCGCGGGCGTCCAGCACGGGCCACGTTGGAGCCATATCTACGAGCGATAGATGCCGCCTTGCAGCGAGCCACGGGAGCAGGCTACGCCTTGCGTGGCATTGGCCTGGCCTTGCCAGGAAAACTTGACCAGACATACCGCCGTCCTTTTCTCATTCCTCTCCTGCCTTCACTCAACCACTTCCCCCTGAGCGATCTGTTGGAAACGCGCTATCACCTGCCCGTGCGCCTGCACAGCGACGTGGATGCGGCGGCGCTGGGCGAATATGCCTTTGGCGCCGCCAGGAGCAGACGTCGTGCTTTGCTGCTCACCGTTCAAGCGGTTGTGGGAGCGGCCCTGATCAGCGATGGGCAACCGGAGCCGACGGCCCGCGACTGCACTGGCCACGTCTGTCATCTGCCTGTCGCCAATAATGGCCCGCGCTGTAGCTGCGGGCGTCGCGGCTGCATCAGTACCCTGGTCTCGCTAGAGGCGCTCCAGCGTCTGATTCAGCGCGCCGCTCGTAGGGGTGAGCCGAGTAGTCTGATTCAGCGCCTTAGCAATCGTGAGCAATTCAGCGCCCAATTGCTGGCCGAGGAAGCGGCCCGAGGCGATGGGCTGGCGCTCGCTCTCTATCAGGAGGTAGGGCATTGGCTTGGAGTTGCTGCGGCCCATTATGTGCGCCATTTTGCTCCCGAGGTGGTAGTAGTGGGTAACGGCCTGCTCAATGCCGACGAGCTCCTGCTCAGCCATCTGCGCCACTCGCTGCTCTCACAATCTGGGGGGCCACCGACGGTGGAGGAGAGCCAGCGTGTACAGGCTCTGAGCATTGTTCCGGCGTATCTGGGACGGGATGCCGCTCTCATCGGGAGCGCCGTACCGTTTCTGGCTCCTGTACCAGCCAGCCAGGCTGAGGGGGCCTTACCTGCACCACCCTCTCAGCAGCCCTCTGCGCTGGCTGGCGGAGGCGGACCGGCGCGTGAAGAGCTGGCCGCTGCCCAGAGGCGGGATGTCCGTTCCTATCGCTATCCCCCGACCAGCGATGATCTCAGTCGCTCGCTCGCCGAGCGTCCCCTTCTACCAGGACCTCACCTACCCGACGACCTTGGTCCCGCAGCGCCTCCCCATCCCCGACTGAATCCTCGCCGCCTGCACGGTCGCGATCGTTAG
- the glpK gene encoding glycerol kinase GlpK, with translation MMVPAILAIDQGTTRTKALIFDSEARCLAQAASEVPLTYPQPGWVEQNPADLLESVIANARAALQAAGEVSLLACGLANQGETVVVWHRRSGQPLYNAISWQDRRTDLLCEQLRREGAERLIRERTGLPLDPYFSATKIRWILDNVPGARELASRGELLAGTTDSWLMWCLLGEHRTDETTASRTMLYNPRARDWDEEILALLEIPRSILPEIQPSCSLFGTISAERFGCPLPLTASLVDQQAALFGQACYAPNDVKVTYGTGAFILLNAGQTLPTSRHGLLPTVAWSRGEEIVYALDGGIYVAGAAIQWLRDIGLVHSPEETLELALSVPDSGGVFFVPALAGLAAPYWDSYARGTIIGLTRGTTRAHLVRATLEGIAFSTRDVLQAMVQDTGRPIGSLKVDGGASANSFLMQALADITGVEVHIAAVQETTALGAALLAGIGAGLWRDETETARLWHEAKVYRPRGNGSIEALYRRWFNAVERARGWAAIA, from the coding sequence ATGATGGTACCCGCAATACTCGCTATCGATCAGGGAACCACCCGCACCAAAGCGCTCATCTTTGATTCCGAAGCTCGTTGTCTGGCCCAGGCAGCGAGCGAGGTGCCACTGACTTATCCACAACCGGGCTGGGTGGAACAGAATCCCGCTGACTTGCTGGAGAGCGTGATCGCGAATGCCCGCGCTGCTCTACAGGCCGCCGGCGAGGTCTCTTTGCTGGCCTGCGGCCTGGCGAATCAGGGCGAGACGGTAGTGGTCTGGCACCGGCGCAGCGGGCAACCACTCTACAATGCGATTAGCTGGCAGGACCGCCGCACCGATTTGCTGTGCGAGCAGCTGCGCCGCGAGGGGGCCGAACGCTTGATCCGCGAGCGCACCGGGCTGCCGCTCGATCCCTATTTTTCAGCGACGAAGATCCGCTGGATTCTGGATAATGTGCCCGGGGCACGCGAACTGGCCTCTCGTGGCGAGCTACTGGCGGGTACCACCGACTCCTGGCTCATGTGGTGCCTGCTGGGCGAGCATCGCACCGATGAGACAACAGCCTCACGGACGATGCTCTACAATCCTCGCGCGCGCGATTGGGACGAGGAGATCCTGGCATTGCTGGAGATCCCTCGCTCGATCTTGCCCGAAATTCAACCATCTTGTTCGCTCTTTGGGACGATCTCGGCGGAGCGCTTCGGCTGCCCTTTGCCACTGACCGCTTCGTTGGTGGACCAACAGGCGGCCCTCTTTGGCCAGGCATGCTACGCCCCCAACGACGTGAAGGTAACCTACGGTACTGGCGCCTTTATCTTGCTCAACGCCGGCCAGACGCTGCCGACTTCGCGCCACGGCCTGCTTCCAACGGTTGCCTGGTCACGCGGCGAGGAGATCGTCTACGCCCTCGACGGCGGCATCTATGTGGCCGGGGCCGCCATCCAGTGGCTGCGCGATATCGGCCTCGTCCATAGCCCCGAGGAGACGCTGGAGCTGGCCCTCTCCGTCCCCGATAGCGGCGGCGTCTTCTTTGTGCCAGCTCTGGCCGGCCTGGCCGCCCCCTATTGGGATAGCTACGCCCGCGGCACGATCATCGGCCTGACTCGCGGGACAACACGCGCTCACCTGGTGCGGGCTACCCTGGAGGGGATTGCCTTCAGTACGCGCGACGTGCTGCAGGCAATGGTCCAGGATACGGGACGCCCAATCGGTAGCTTGAAGGTCGACGGGGGCGCCTCGGCAAATAGCTTCCTGATGCAGGCGCTGGCCGATATTACTGGAGTCGAGGTGCATATCGCCGCCGTCCAGGAAACAACAGCGCTGGGTGCCGCTCTCTTGGCAGGGATTGGAGCCGGCCTCTGGCGCGATGAGACGGAAACAGCCCGCCTCTGGCACGAGGCAAAGGTCTACCGCCCGCGGGGCAATGGTTCGATCGAGGCACTCTATCGGCGCTGGTTTAATGCGGTGGAGCGCGCGCGTGGTTGGGCCGCTATCGCTTGA
- a CDS encoding amino acid permease gives MSLSEQPQLVSEEQLVEQFGYRQEFRRELKRFASFAVGFSFISITTGIFTTYGSVLNWGGPLGIWTWPLVIVGQLLVALVFGALASRIPLAGYSYQWASRLINPKIGWLTGWISFTFLVVDVVAVDYAVAQTVLPTLFGYTETPVNAWIATAAVILIQTLLVLFSTVWATRINNTAVGTEVVGIVGLTLLLLIVGGVRGLLHPDHLFSTGSVSTANYFSLGGLFSSGPFMLSFLLGAFTIVGFEAAANLAEETHEAHRTVPFAMWSSVLLSGVVGFAFLIALNLASDNLQALAGSATPVADIITHVLGPIVGDIFLVLVTFSIFACGLVIFITLTRLIWAMSRDERFPASHWLRQVNPNTGTPVPSTVLSFVLCELVLALFAGIGLALNQTTTLSNLFSAATLLPAIIYLLTVIYYVVARRRLPSIPGGFNLGLFEWPVIILALVWLVFELLIFRDGQFAVPWLYTLGMFALGLIYFVWLLIARPEVLKTVPIEETVRALGNSSPSAEISGSSTT, from the coding sequence ATGTCGCTCAGCGAGCAACCACAGCTGGTCTCAGAAGAGCAGCTTGTCGAACAGTTTGGTTACCGGCAGGAGTTCCGCCGCGAATTGAAGCGCTTTGCTTCCTTCGCCGTGGGTTTCTCCTTTATCTCGATCACGACAGGTATCTTCACCACCTACGGCTCAGTGCTGAACTGGGGCGGGCCTCTTGGTATCTGGACCTGGCCACTGGTCATCGTTGGTCAGCTTCTGGTGGCGCTCGTCTTTGGGGCCCTGGCCTCGCGCATTCCACTGGCCGGCTACTCGTATCAGTGGGCCTCGCGGTTGATTAACCCGAAGATTGGCTGGCTCACAGGCTGGATCTCCTTCACCTTCCTGGTGGTTGATGTTGTGGCGGTCGACTACGCGGTGGCGCAGACAGTTCTGCCAACGCTCTTTGGCTATACAGAGACGCCAGTCAATGCCTGGATCGCCACCGCCGCAGTGATCCTCATCCAGACGCTGCTCGTGCTCTTTTCTACTGTCTGGGCGACGCGCATCAACAACACTGCCGTCGGGACGGAGGTGGTCGGCATCGTGGGCCTGACTTTGCTCCTGCTGATCGTCGGCGGTGTCCGCGGCCTGTTGCATCCTGATCATCTCTTCAGCACAGGCAGCGTGTCAACAGCTAACTACTTCAGTCTTGGTGGCCTCTTCTCCAGCGGCCCCTTTATGCTCTCCTTCTTACTGGGGGCCTTCACGATCGTTGGCTTCGAGGCCGCCGCGAATCTGGCTGAAGAGACGCATGAGGCGCACCGCACAGTGCCGTTTGCTATGTGGTCTTCAGTCCTGCTGAGCGGCGTCGTTGGCTTCGCCTTTCTGATCGCTCTCAACCTGGCTTCGGACAACTTGCAGGCCCTGGCTGGCTCCGCGACACCGGTGGCCGATATCATTACTCATGTCCTCGGGCCGATCGTGGGCGATATTTTCCTGGTGCTGGTGACCTTCTCAATCTTTGCCTGCGGCCTGGTGATCTTTATCACCCTGACACGCCTGATCTGGGCAATGTCACGCGATGAGCGCTTTCCTGCTTCGCACTGGCTGCGCCAGGTCAATCCCAATACGGGCACACCCGTTCCGTCAACCGTGCTCTCCTTTGTCCTGTGCGAGCTGGTCCTGGCCCTCTTCGCCGGCATCGGCCTGGCGCTGAACCAGACGACAACCCTCAGCAATCTCTTCTCAGCGGCCACGCTCTTGCCCGCGATTATCTACTTGTTGACTGTGATCTACTATGTGGTCGCTCGGCGACGCCTGCCCTCCATCCCCGGCGGCTTCAATCTGGGTCTCTTTGAGTGGCCGGTGATTATCCTGGCCCTCGTCTGGCTCGTCTTCGAACTGCTAATCTTCCGCGATGGGCAGTTTGCTGTTCCCTGGCTCTATACTCTGGGAATGTTCGCCCTCGGCCTGATCTACTTCGTCTGGCTGCTCATCGCTCGACCGGAAGTCTTGAAGACGGTGCCGATCGAGGAGACCGTTCGCGCCCTGGGCAACTCCTCACCTTCCGCCGAGATCTCAGGCTCGTCAACGACGTAG
- a CDS encoding CoxG family protein has product MKLNGAVSVSAPREEVWQIFMDPAQLCRVVPGCEQAQRLDDTHYEAQLAVKIQFMTIRARAHGALLEAREPDHLVAEMVGEPLAMAGAFRAHLVVDLIPIAGGTEVRYTIELSMLGRLASLGEAIIRATANRLASQFAANVAQLFSAQAQEPGQR; this is encoded by the coding sequence ATGAAGCTCAACGGAGCGGTCAGTGTCAGCGCGCCTCGGGAAGAGGTCTGGCAGATCTTTATGGACCCGGCCCAGCTCTGTCGAGTCGTCCCCGGCTGTGAGCAGGCACAGCGTTTGGACGATACCCACTATGAGGCGCAGCTGGCGGTCAAGATTCAATTCATGACCATCCGCGCCCGCGCCCACGGTGCCTTGCTGGAGGCGCGTGAGCCTGATCATCTGGTCGCTGAGATGGTCGGCGAGCCGCTGGCAATGGCCGGGGCTTTCCGTGCCCACCTGGTGGTTGACCTGATCCCCATCGCGGGAGGAACGGAGGTACGTTACACGATCGAGCTTTCGATGCTGGGGCGCCTGGCCAGCCTGGGCGAGGCTATCATCCGGGCAACAGCGAATCGGCTGGCGTCACAGTTCGCCGCCAATGTTGCTCAGCTCTTCTCTGCCCAGGCCCAGGAACCTGGTCAACGTTAG
- a CDS encoding NAD(P)/FAD-dependent oxidoreductase, whose translation MEDLHEGEVYDVAIVGAGLSALSLLHSGVAALGRTVVLEYQEQVGGLLRYLLPADGFGAEWELLEHFQLPAGVRLLLQTTAVGLLPGSDAESSHTLVVRRRQGTAQLRARQVVIACGGVERPREHDAIPGTRPAGVMTPVLALQLLARGYLPGRRALVYGDSRYALATARRLVEAGLEVITAAPPSSNGRAVRLCGTIQEICGFPRLSAVRLLSDDQQSVEVEVDTLIYAAGLLAGTHWLKGSGIELTATGAIAVDAHYRTNIPGIYAIGTVVRPEIDHESSLLMGKEVAARLPGGVS comes from the coding sequence GCTGGTTTGAGCGCCTTGAGCTTGCTGCACAGCGGGGTCGCGGCTCTCGGGCGCACGGTGGTGCTCGAGTATCAGGAGCAGGTGGGTGGTCTGCTGCGCTACCTGTTGCCAGCCGACGGCTTTGGAGCAGAATGGGAGCTGCTAGAGCATTTTCAGCTTCCAGCGGGGGTGAGGCTGCTCCTGCAAACGACAGCGGTGGGGCTGTTGCCTGGCAGCGATGCTGAGTCGAGCCATACGCTGGTCGTCCGGCGGCGCCAGGGGACGGCGCAGCTGCGTGCTCGCCAGGTGGTGATTGCCTGCGGCGGCGTGGAGCGCCCCCGCGAGCATGATGCCATTCCGGGAACGCGCCCGGCGGGCGTCATGACCCCCGTACTGGCTCTGCAGCTGCTGGCCCGTGGCTATCTGCCGGGGCGGCGCGCCCTGGTATACGGGGATTCGCGCTATGCTCTGGCCACGGCCAGGCGTCTGGTGGAGGCGGGTCTGGAGGTGATCACGGCAGCCCCCCCCAGCAGTAACGGTCGCGCTGTCAGGCTCTGCGGAACCATACAGGAGATCTGCGGTTTCCCTCGTCTCTCCGCCGTGCGCTTGCTCTCTGATGATCAGCAGTCGGTGGAGGTCGAGGTTGATACCCTGATCTACGCCGCTGGCCTGCTGGCAGGCACGCACTGGCTGAAAGGCAGCGGGATCGAACTCACCGCCACCGGCGCGATCGCTGTTGATGCCCATTATCGCACCAATATTCCGGGCATCTATGCTATCGGCACAGTGGTCAGACCTGAGATCGATCATGAGTCTTCCTTGCTCATGGGGAAAGAGGTGGCAGCCAGGCTGCCAGGAGGTGTATCATGA